From the genome of Fusarium keratoplasticum isolate Fu6.1 chromosome 11, whole genome shotgun sequence, one region includes:
- a CDS encoding MFS domain-containing protein, with translation MILLEEIKHGDTYDRLGTANTSAPLPEPETETKDRSSLDDDRDLEGSVTSVELEAADAPQDPNVVDWDGPDDPANPHNWSRARKGGTIALVSAITFVTPLASSIFSPSIEQVMTEFNSTNQELASFIVSVYLLGYCFGPLVVAPLSEVYGKNPIYNVCNVLFVVWNVACAKAPNIGALIIFRFFAGLAGCCPLTLGAGSLADITTPEHRAAAMSGWVMGPILGPVVGPIAGGYLTEAKDWRWSFWVVSMVGGLIVILGFLFMRETGANALLEQKAKRLRKETGNPKLTSKLDTGVATKELFKIATIRPGKMLLFSPIILCLSLYMAIVYGYLYLLFTAIPTVFKMRYGFTTGQVGLSYLGFGVGSIIGVGITGATSDRISQWLTKKNGGKAKPEYRLPIMAMGSVFVPGGLFMFGWTVQNHDHWILPIIGTSLVGLGMMAGFMSISVYLVDAYTAHAVSAIAASTVFRSLLGALLPIGGRKMFESLGLGWGASLLAFIAVVMVPISGLLMKFGEKIRHYMIFNMKIE, from the exons ATGATCCTCCTCGAAGAGATCAAACACGGCGACACGTACGACCGCCTCGGAACCGCCAACACCTCGGCGCCGCTCCCGGAGCCTgagaccgagaccaaggaccGGAGTagcctcgacgacgaccgaGATCTCGAGGGCAGCGTGACCTCcgtcgagcttgaagccGCCGATGCTCCTCAGGATCCCAACGTTGTCGACTGGGACGGGCCAGATGATCCAGCCAATCCGCATAACTGGTCCAGGGCGAGGAAAGGCGGCACCATTGCCCTCGTGTCCGCCATCACATTTGTCAC CCCCCTCgcatcctccatcttctcccccAGCATCGAGCAAGTCATGACCGAGTTCAACTCCACCAACCAAGAGCTCGCCTCCTTCATCGTCTCCGTCTACCTCCTGGGCTACTGCTTCGGccccctcgtcgtcgctcccCTCTCGGAAGTTTACGGCAAAAACCCCATCTACAACGTCTGCAATGTCCTGTTCGTCGTCTGGAACGTCGCGTGCGCCAAGGCCCCTAACATCGGTGCCTTGATCATCTTTCGCTTCTTCGCCGGCCTCGCCGGTTGCTGTCCCCTCACCCTCGGCGCGGGATCGCTGGCTGATATTACGACGCCGGAGCATCGTGCCGCCGCAATGTCTGGATGGGTCATGGGGCCGATTCTTGGCCCCGTTGTCGGACCAATTG CGGGTGGATATCTGACGGAAGCAAAGGATTGGCGTTGGTCGTTTTGGGTGGTGTCCATGGTT GGcggcctcatcgtcatcctaGGTTTCCTCTTCATGCGTGAGACGGGTGCAAACGCGCTGCTCGAGCAAAAGGCAAAGAGGCTCCGGAAGGAGACGGGCAATCCCAAGCTCACATCTAAGCTCGACACAGGCGTCGCAACTAAGGAGCTCTTCAAGATAGCCACTATCAGGCCGGGAAAGATGCTGCTTTTCTCGCCCATCATCCTATGCCTGTCCCTCTACATGGCCATCGTCTACGGATATCTCTACCTGCTCTTCACCGCGATACCAACAGTCTTTAAGATGCGATACGGCTTCACCACAGGACAAGTCGGCCTCTCGTACCTGGGCTTCGGCGTTGGTTCGATAATCGGTGTGGGCATTACGGGAGCGACTTCTGATCGCATCTCTCAGTGGctgaccaagaagaacgGCGGCAAGGCGAAACCAGAGTATCGTCTccccatcatggccatgggctCGGTGTTTGTCCCCGGAGGCCTGTTCATGTTTGGTTGGACTGTCCAGAATCACGATCACTGGATCTTACCCATCATCGGGACAAGTCTGGTCGGCTTGGGAATGATGGCTGGATTT ATGTCAATCTCCGTTTATCTAGTAGATGCCTATACCGCCCATGCCGTCTCCGCCATTGCCGCCAGCACCGTCTTCCGCTCTCTTCTAGGAGCGCTTCTTCCAATCGGCGGCAGGAAAATGTTCGAGTCATTGGGTTTAGGGTGGGGTGCCTCGCTCTTGGCTTTCATTGCCGTCGTCATGGTTCCAATCTCGGGCCTTTTGATGAAGTTTGGTGAGAAGATTCGTCACTATATGATTTTCAATATGAAGATCGAATAA
- a CDS encoding MFS domain-containing protein, with translation MEKPHADHVSHTEKPDGLSGVDAFPLEARAEAGVLLDVAGPDGTSLRLAKDGHTVLLPQPTDDMDDPLNWSSRKKHLILFTVAWAALTADFASASGSAPIILQAVEWHKSVGTINQTNSISVLMMAVGGVIWVPMTSFIGRAPTLFWSTFFGLVFSIVTAVSPNFPCFYAMRAMSGLFLTSGQTIAVAFIKDIFFFHERARKIGLWALMYITSPYLGPLLSNFVVGGTHKWQDVFWLGVGVVGIDLILIIAFLDETWYNRDIPTSKQPSRGQGFGSRMLRLTGVWQLRHHSTYYETAYDSFKRFFLTLFKPVLLLVLFAYLLCFAWAIGINITTAILFAIPREAGGYGYSYYGLGYLYFSPIVGVLFGEVFGHYFNDYVARRYVRKHKGVFEPEARLVTIYISALFMIAGLVLLGQALHHHLSVAAVSIGWGMHSFGIMTTSVAVTAYVLDSYPSAPAEVSGWTNIARAMSGFSVGYFQEPWGSKVGYDASFGTQAAIVGASMILIAIVHRYGHFLRLKSSQLR, from the exons ATGGAGAAGCCACACGCAGACCATGTATCCCATACCGAGAAGCCCGACGGGCTTTCTGGGGTTGATGCATTCCCACTGGAGGCTCGTGCAGAAGCTGGAGTGCTTCTGGACGTGGCGGGTCCTGATGGAACCTCTCTTCGGCTTGCCAAAGATGGGCAT ACTGTACTGCTGCCTCAGCCAACGGACGATATGGACGATCCGTTGAATTGGTCCTCCCGGAAGAAGCACCTTATCCTTTTCACGGTGGCCTGGGCTGCCCTCACTGCCGACtttgcatctgcatctggcaGCGCTCCTATCATCTTGCAGGCGGTTGAGTGGCACAAATCTGTTGGCACCATCAACCAAACCAACAGCATCagcgtcttgatgat GGCAGTGGGAGGCGTAATCTGGGTTCCCATGACTTCCTTCATTGGACGAGCTCCCACCTTGTTCTGGTCCACATTCTTCGGCCTAGTCTTCTCGATCGTCACCGCAGTGTCTCCCAACTTTCCCTGCTTCTACGCCATGCGAGCTATGTCGGGGCTGTTCCTTACATCTGGTCAAACAATCGCCGTTGCATTCATCAAAGACATTTTCTTCTTCCATGAGCGAGCCCGAAAAATTGGCCTCTGGGCACTCATGTACATTACGTCTCCGTACTTGGGCCCGCTACTTAGCAACTTTGTTGTGGGCGGCACGCACAAGTGGCAGGACGTGTTCTGGCTTGGTGTGGGAGTCGTCGGGATTGACCTGATCCTCATTATCGCCTTCCTTGATGAGACTTGGTATAATCGTGATATACCTACCTCGAAGCAGCCATCTCGTGGCCAGGGCTTTGGTTCCAGGATGCTCCGACTCACTGGTGTCTGGCAATTGCGACATCATTCTACATACTACGAGACTGCCTACGATTCCTTCAAGAGATTCTTCTTGACTTTGTTTAAGCCCGTCCTCTTGCTCGTCCTGTTTGCCTA CCTGCTCTGCTTCGCTTGGGCAATCGGTATCAATATCACGACTGCCATCCTCTTCGCAATTCCAAGAGAGGCGGGTGGTTATGGGTACTCCTACTACGGACTTGGATACCTTTACTTTTCCCCGATTGTTGGCGTGCTCTTTGGCGAAGTCTTTGGTCACTATTTCAACGATTACGTTGCTAGACGCTACGTCCGAAAGCACAAGGGCGTGTTTGAACCCGAAGCTCGGCTGGTCACCATATACATATCCGCCTTGTTCATGATAGCTGGCCTGGTCCTGCTCGGACAAGCcttgcaccaccacctctcTGTGGCTGCGGTCAGTATAGGATGGGGAATGCACAGCTTTGGCATCATGACCACCTCGGTTGCCGTGACGGCATATGTCTTGGATTCATATCCTTCTGCTCCTGCAGAGGTCTCCGGCTGGACCAACATTGCTCGAGCCATGAGTGGTTTTAGTGTCGGCTACTTTCAGGAGCCTTGGGGATCCAAGGTTGGGTACGACGCAAGTTTCGGAACCCAGGCGGCGATTGTTGGTGCGAGCATGATCTTGATTGCTATTGTGCATCGCTATGGTCATTTCCTCCGCCTCAAGTCTAGTCAGTTGAGGTAA
- a CDS encoding Zn(2)-C6 fungal-type domain-containing protein, whose amino-acid sequence MARQQQRKRPISCHFCRMRKLRCNREFPCSNCTSRGVACPKPEHGATSVAGSAAARPAPAKKPPARPSTDDPDIQSRLERLEGLLQGLSRQVESVPELTGAAQSPIASFATPPYTQPPFAPLPPPFTVPVVAPVQAQAHHNYLQAHYHLQQPLPLKVQDLTDNALLVEECCIVTKSSNSLFSDHVIFRACPIRSITQLLFYTFQSPGFSSVSLTAEPTRCIWLPNRDEAEALVQKYITEISPMHHFIHGPHLQRLITELYASLKSGVQVPVGTVVLLLAICAMVTYLWTPHDDDLKLFQDVKEANSQTLVWVKILFNLLEICQRNDHRSIEYVQGLTLLAITLFNLEGISPIGRAMLSRAIFFARELGLHRIDHPDVDTFCHKYPPLTRLTAEVGRRLWWHLAGVDWMLARFPGPQEGTYLINPGQMAVRKPANVNDEDLDEEREIVPAPMDQPTTMSYSIHRIRFLEIFREFADRAAFSKSAPASQQYDMVLQMDAAMDHFMSHEASPFFRISLEELEKLPPDDPWRSPTAMLNRHMYNFYLHSQRCRLHLPYLARGTVDPAYARSRQVGLRSARILTQRVRQLVMEDAGFPHMMLRFGVAMYGLFVATIAQVFDLCLTSDPAGDDGRQQEVEHAWKTLEHAETQSTPVSRGMNILRHIMDKYKIPYPAGVRGHHEPAGSNDHTSFIPLGQITADAMGVPAGTPLSKPCHPDQELEGHISRMDLEEVDWERLCWGFDAPFI is encoded by the exons ATGGCTcgtcagcagcagcgcaAACGCCCAATCTCGTGCCACTTCTGCCGCATGCGCAAGCTACGCTGCAACCGCGAGTTCCCCTGCTCCAACTGCACATCCCGCGGAGTTGCCTGCCCGAAGCCGGAGCACGGCGCGACCTCTGTGGCAGGCTCTGCGGCTGCTCGTCCGGCGCCGGCCAAGAAGCCGCCGGCCCGTCCAAGCACCGACGATCCGGACATCCAGAGCCGCCTGGAGAGGCTCGAGGGCCTACTGCAAGGGCTGAGCAGACAGGTGGAGTCGGTGCCGGAGCTGACTGGTGCTGCTCAGTCCCCAATTGCGTCTTTTGCCACACCACCCTACACACAACCACCCTTTGCACCACTACCGCCGCCCTTTACCGTACCAGTCGTAGCCCCCgttcaggctcaggctcacCATAATTACCTGCAGGCTCACTatcatcttcaacagccGCTGCCTCTCAAGGTCCAGGACCTGACCGACAACGCCCTGCTCGTTGAAGAGTGCTGCATCGTAACAAAATCCAGC AACTCCCTCTTCTCAGACCACGTCATCTTTCGAGCGTGCCCCATCCGCTCCATCACTCAGCTCTTATTCTACACCTTTCAGAGTCCCGGCTTCTCTTCCGTCTCCCTGACGGCCGAGCCCACAAGATGCATCTGGCTCCCCAACcgcgacgaggccgaggccctgGTCCAAAAGTACATCACCGAAATCAGCCCCATGCATCACTTCATCCACGGTCCTCACCTGCAGCGGCTCATCACCGAGCTCTACGCGTCATTGAAGTCGGGCGTTCAAGTACCCGTCGGCACTGTCGTTTTGTTGCTGGCCATTTGTGCCATGGTCACGTACTTGTGGACGCCTCATGACGACGATCTGAAGCTGTTTCAAGACGTCAAGGAAGCCAACTCGCAGACGCTCGTATGGGTCAAGATTCTCTTCAACCTGCTCGAGATCTGTCAGCGGAACGACCACAGGTCCATCGAGTATGTCCAGGGCCTCACCCTGCTGGCCATCACCCTGTTTaacctcgagggcatctcTCCAATCGGGCGGGCCATGCTCTCTCGCGCCATCTTCTTTGCCCGCGAGCTGGGCTTGCACCGCATCGACCATCCCGATGTAGACACTTTCTGTCATAAATACCCGCCTCTGACTCGGTTGACGGCCGAGGTTGGCAGGAGACTGTGGTGGCATCTCGCTGGTGTCGACTG GATGCTCGCTCGCTTTCCCGGCCCACAAGAAGGCACATACTTGATCAACCCAGGTCAGATGGCGGTGAGGAAACCAGCCAACGTCAACGACGaagaccttgacgaggaacGAGAGATCGTGCCGGCTCCCATGGACCAGCCGACCACCATGTCCTACTCAATCCACCGTATCCGCTTTCTAGAAATATTTCGGGAATTCGCAGACCGAGCGGCATTCTCAAAATCAGCTCCGGCTTCTCAACAATACGACATGGTCTTGCAGATGGACGCAGCAATGGACCACTTCATGTCCCACGAAgcctcgcccttcttcagGATCAGCCTGGAAGAACTCGAGAAGCTTCCACCAGACGACCCTTGGCGCTCGCCCACTGCCATGCTCAACCGCCACATGTACAACTTCTACCTCCACTCCCAGCGCTGCAGGCTCCATCTGCCGTACCTGGCCCGCGGCACCGTCGATCCGGCGTACGCGCGCTCGCGGCAGGTCGGCCTCCGGAGCGCGAGGATCCTCACGCAACGGGTGAGGCAGTTGGTTATGGAAGACGCTGGCTTTCCCCACATGATGCTGCGGTTCGGAGTGGCCATGTACGGCCTGTTCGTGGCTACCATTGCGCAGGTTTTTGATCTGTGTTTGACGAGTGACCCGGCAGGAGACGATGGTAGGCAGCAAGAAGTCGAACATGCATGGAAGACGCTGGAGCATGCAGAGACGCAGTCCACCCCTGTGTCCAGAGGAATGAATATCCTACGACACATCATGGACAAGTACAAGATACCATACCCGGCAGGTGTCAGAGGCCATCACGAACCCGCAGGATCAAACGATCACACCAGTTTTATTCCGCTCGGGCAGATCACAGCGGATGCCATGGGAGTACCAGCTGGGACGCCGCTATCCAAGCCTTGCCACCCTGACCAAGAGCTGGAAGGGCATATATCCAGGATGGATCTCGAGGAAGTTGACTGGGAACGCTTGTGTTGGGGGTTTGATGCTCCCTTTATATGA